The genomic DNA ATCGCCTTTGAAAAGTTGTACTTCTTGGAGCTCCGACTCGAGCTTCACCACTCCATTGTGCATGAAATGCCCTTCGTAGGGAGCATCGGCATTGCTGTAATCCGTTATATAACTCACTTCAACCTGCATCACCGAATCTCGGGGCAGCGGCTCAACCACTACGCCGTTCATGATCAGGCGCTCTGCGATCTCGCCCCAGGCTTGGGGAACTATATAGAATTCAGGAACCTCAACTTCGATCGATGGCTTGTACCATTCGTAATAATCTACTTCCGTTTGAACGATCTCACCTTGGTCGAAATCGATCTTCTCCCCCGGTACAGATTCCATGGGAACCTTCGAAGCCTTGTATCCTTTGAAAGGCAGCTTCGAAAGCTGGGTCGTGTCGAGCTCCCAGGCGATCGGCCACGTATCCGCCTTTTGGGCAGCAGCTCTACTAGAGTTGCGAAGCGAACGCAATTGCTGATGATGCACCTCCATGTAGTCTTTCATGACGTCCAGGAAAGTATACGTAGCTACTACGCGGTCCTCGTATGGCTTGAGCATGTGCGCTTCTGTAACGAAGGTGAAACAATGGTGAAGTGCCGCAAAGCCAGTGCTGTAGCGGGGCGATTCAAAAAAGCGCTCCCACCCTTCTAGTGGGTCTGCACCAAATACGTTTACGTATGGTGTTATTTCTTCACCGCGCTTGGCCATGAGCTCGAATAGCACCGGCTCGAAAACGTGTCGCATGTATTGCCCCATGATGGATCCAAGAGCATCCGGCTGGGTAGCGATCAGAGTTAAGTCATATGGATAATCGGCTCCATCCGTCGTATGGGTGTCGATAAACACATCCGGATCCCAATCCTGAAATATCTGATAAACCGCCTCAGTATTTCGCGTGTCTGCCTTAATGAAGTCGCGGTTGAGATCCAGGTTGCGTACATTTCCCCGAAATCCCTGACCCTCCGGCCCATTTTGGTTTGCTCGCGTATGAGGGCGTCGGTTCAATGCCCCGCCTATGTTATAGATCGGTATGACCGCTATGACCACATTCTCGGGTAAGGCATCATTGGCCAAAAGGTCATAACACCATTTTAAGGATGCATCGACCCCACAACTTTCGCCGGGATGAATGCCGTTCATGATCAGCAAAACGTTCATATCAACCAGACGAAGAGGATCAAAAACCCGATCCCTATTCATGACGAAAAGATGTAACGCCCTGCCTACATCGGTTTTGCCGTATTCAATGAGATTAGCCTGGGCGAATTCCTTCTCCAGCGCGCGATATTCCTCGATAAGCTCTGAATGCTCGTACGTCCTGTTGTTCACAAATCTATCCTCGGGCTGGCCCCAAGCCCAGAAGCCAACAGCCATCATTAAATACAGCAAGTTCCTTTTCATGTTGGGCAAGTTAAAGAACGCCCCGAAAACTTTTTCATCTCTTTTGTCGTATTTATGCTATGTATCGTTTTGAAACTTCAATCGACGTTCCAACCTCTTTAGAAGAGGCGTGGAACTTTTTTTCTAACCCGGAAAACCTCAAAGAGCTTACTCCGCCATCGATCGGATTTGAGCCGAGGTCAAAAAGTATGGATACCAAAATGTATCCGGGGTTCTTTATCACGTACAAGGTAGCCCCGCTCTTTGGCGTCAAAATGACTTGGGCAACCGAGATCACCCATGTCGAAAACCAAAAATTCTTCATCGACGAACAGCGGCTCGGCCCCTATAAAATTTGGCACCACGAGCATCATTTTGAGCCACTTAGCGAAACCGTCACTCGCGTTACGGACATCGTACACTATGCGCTTCCGGCCGGATTTATAGGCCGACTCTTTCATCCTTTGGTAATAAAACCTAAATTGCTCGGGCTCTTCTCCTACCGGGAACAACAGATTAAAGAAATCTTCGACTCATGATAGCAGGCCCTTTGTCACTCCTGCTGCATTTGTTCGCCAGTCTTTGCT from Flavobacteriales bacterium includes the following:
- a CDS encoding SRPBCC family protein: MYRFETSIDVPTSLEEAWNFFSNPENLKELTPPSIGFEPRSKSMDTKMYPGFFITYKVAPLFGVKMTWATEITHVENQKFFIDEQRLGPYKIWHHEHHFEPLSETVTRVTDIVHYALPAGFIGRLFHPLVIKPKLLGLFSYREQQIKEIFDS